DNA sequence from the Deinococcus roseus genome:
AAGGGTGCCTGCAGAAGTTTACAGTTTCCAGTAGACAGTTCACAGCAAGACAAACATCCTGTGCTGGAAAAGAAACCTCCTCAGTTAGCGGTTCCTTGAAGTGCTTTGCTGAAGGTGTCATTTCCAGCTGAACCCCCCTGCAAAATGTCCGATGCTGCAAACTGTGCGCCAGTGCATTCCCAGAGGAAACGGTGGGCCGGGCTGCACAAGGAGAATCCCATGCCATATGTGACTGTCGGGCAGGAAAACAACCAGGACATTCAACTTTTCTTTGAAGACCACGGCACCGGGCAACCCGTGGTGCTGATTCACGGATTCCCACTGAATGGGCGCTCCTGGGAACGCCAGACCAACGCCCTGCTGGACGCAGGCTACCGCGTCATCACCTATGACCGCCGGGGATTTGGACAATCCAGTCAGCCGTCTTCTGGCTACGATTACGACACCTTCACCCAGGACCTGGACCACCTCCTCAGCCATCTGGGTGTTCAGGATGCTGTGCTGGTGGGCTTCTCGATGGGCTCAGGGGAAGTCACCCGTTATGTGGCCCAGTACGGCAGCGAACGGGTCAGCAAGGCTGTGCTGGTTGGCCCCATCCCCCCTTTCCTGCTCAAAACCGAGGACAATCCCGAGGGCGTGGACCAGAGCGTCTTTGAAGGCATCAAGGCAGCCATCCGTCAGGACCGCTTCAAATTTCTCAGCGGGTTCTTCAAGGATTTCTACAACACTGATGTGCATATGGGGTCCCGTGTCAGCCAGGAGGACGTGCAGGCCAGTTTCAATGTGGCTGCAGGGGCTTCTGCACGGGCCACCCTCGCCTGCGTGGACACCTGGCTCACCGACTTCCGGGAAGACGTCAAAAAGGTGAATGTTCCCACCCTGATCATTCACGGCGATGCAGACCGCATCCTGCCCATCCAGGTCACGGCAGACCGCCTGAAAGACCTGATTGCAGGCAGTGAATACGTGGTGATCAAGGACGGTCCTCACAACATCCCCTGGACCCATGCAGAACAGGTGATTCAGGCACTGCTGGAATTCCTCAAAAAATAGAACCTCCTCCATCCTCCCCTGTCAGGAGGAGGAAAGCGCTGGGAGATAAAAATCCTCCCCCTCGTTAGGGGGAGGAAAGCGCAGCGAGGTGGGAGACAAAAATCCTCCCCCTCGTTAGGGGGAGGAAAGCGCAGCGAGGTGGGGGTTAAGCCTTCACAGGCAGCAGACCCTTGACGGTCTTGACCACGTTCTCGGTGGTGAAACCGAACTCCTTGAACAGCAGGTCGGCAGGACCACTGGCCCCGAATCCGGGCATGGCGATGATGGCTCCGTCCAGACCCACAAACTCGTGCCATCCGAGGGGGCTTGCAGCTTCGATGGCGACGCGCTTCACGCCGGGGTTCAGCACGCTGTTTTTGTAGCTGGCGTCCTGCTCGCGGAACAGTTCCATGCTGGGCACAGAAACCACTTTGGCCTTGATCCCTTCTGCTTCCAGGGCGGTGGCGCTCTGCAGGGCCAGGGCCACTTCAGAACCGCTGGCAATCAGGAT
Encoded proteins:
- a CDS encoding alpha/beta fold hydrolase, with the translated sequence MPYVTVGQENNQDIQLFFEDHGTGQPVVLIHGFPLNGRSWERQTNALLDAGYRVITYDRRGFGQSSQPSSGYDYDTFTQDLDHLLSHLGVQDAVLVGFSMGSGEVTRYVAQYGSERVSKAVLVGPIPPFLLKTEDNPEGVDQSVFEGIKAAIRQDRFKFLSGFFKDFYNTDVHMGSRVSQEDVQASFNVAAGASARATLACVDTWLTDFREDVKKVNVPTLIIHGDADRILPIQVTADRLKDLIAGSEYVVIKDGPHNIPWTHAEQVIQALLEFLKK